In Panicum virgatum strain AP13 chromosome 5K, P.virgatum_v5, whole genome shotgun sequence, the genomic window TGGCGTGTTCTAGGGCGAGGCATAGCTCACCCCGCAAGCGGACGGCGAGGAAAAGTGACggggaggcggcgcgacggcagcGGGCGGCTGCggacggcgagctccgccggggAGGCCCTGCGGAAGGGGAGGGAGCCGGGAGAGGAGGGGAATGGGTCGAGGATGACGAGGGGGTGCTCCCCATGCGAGGAATCGACGAGAAGCTCACCGGAACGGGCAAATCAATGGCGGCCAATGAAGCTCCTCGcggcggcgtcaatggcggccgGCCGCTGCGAAATGGATTCCGGCCGGGGTAGGGCTCGGCCGGGCTTGAGGAGGTGCGGCAGGAGTAGAGGAATAGGAAAGGAACGCTTGGGCGCGAGGAATCGGAGAGAGGCGCGGCCACGGACGGAcggggcggcggcaatggagggctagggtttggggaaggGGAAAGATGGGGCCGGGCTCTCTAAATGGACGAGGAGAGGGCGAGGGGCGGACTCGACGCGGATAAGGACGCACGCAGAACGAGGATCGCTGGCGCGTGGCgtgaggatggccggcggcggcgatgcgtgcggtgcggcgcgccgagcagaacagagagaggagatggagaggctgacgggtgggcccggcgaggaaaaatttatttatttcttttttttccttgggCTGTGACATGACACCACTCCGCTATGTACGTTCATGACCTCATGCAAAACAATTCGTTTATATGCTTATGTAACCTGTACGCATTTACCTAATCTATTAGCAAATTACCTGACCTTGCAGGAGGAGCTAGAGGTTCCAGCCACTGTACATACCCACCTTTTGGTACTACCTGCTTCTGTGAACTTTTGAATGCTTAGCCATGTATCACGGTTAGGCATGGTGTTTCAATTCTTTTGGCAGTTGACTTTGCCTGGTAACAGGGACAAAACAGGCAAACAGTATTCTTTTAGGTGTTCCATCACGAGACACCGCTTACAGCACAGATCCAAACTAAGATTCAGAGAACAGTTTGTCTCCACTATGAAGACAAGATTCAAGAAACCAGCTTCGAGATCATGAGAAGGTACTGCATCACAGCAACTCAAACACCTCCTCATTTGAACATGCCACTGAATAGGAACATGCCACTGAATAGGAACATGCTCAGTTATCCTTCCTGGTTTCAAACTTGTCTGTATTTAGTTGGCAGAAAACGTTGTTGCAACATCGCATTCGGTGCGATCAGAAATTCCTGGGTGAATCTATTGACTGTAATCTATGCCTGTTCGATGCACCTAGGACTTCTAGCTGAACTTGTATTGCAGTGAATATGCTTTATGCTGCTGTTATCTTTTGGGTTCGACATCGAATGTCTGAATACTTTATCTATGGTTCCTAAAATGTTTGCTTTTCCCAACTGCCTACTATCTACCGTGTGCTCAATTATTTCTGAGACAGTATACATGAAACTTTTGATTGATATAGGATGCTTGGAAAAAACAATTATATTAAACAAACACATGGTCAACCATACATATACTCTTAAACAGAGGTACAAGATAGATATAACGCGGAGCCTGATAAACTCAGGTAGCTGTTTTATTGGGTACACAAAAATTGCCGAATGCACAAACTACAGACACTTGAGACTAAACACCGTGGAGCTCAATTCTCATCCATGGACCTGCAGCCGACCTCTTGCAGCGCAGCAGTCGCGCCCCAAACATTCTCCTCAGCCCAGACAGCAGCATCATGAGCAAGCTGACCAACTGAAATCTTTGGACAACCGGCAAGAGCGTCGATTGTGATTGATTCCAACGTCTTCTGCAGCGTCTCCAAATGATCCACCGACTGAGCCCAACCAGAACTAAGCAGCAGGTTGTTCCGGCGAAGAGTTTCATTCTCCTTCCGGAGAGCTTTTACCTCACTGAAATTCAAGTCAATGACCACGA contains:
- the LOC120705796 gene encoding uncharacterized protein LOC120705796; translation: MAGSACAYTVRFGREYEDEIDDFTLLEATGHASATKDGAEEATAEALICAAKREFGVVVIDLNFSEVKALRKENETLRRNNLLLSSGWAQSVDHLETLQKTLESITIDALAGCPKISVGQLAHDAAVWAEENVWGATAALQEVGCRSMDEN